The DNA window CCGTCCTCGGTGCGCGCCCAGGTCTGCATCTGGCGGCCGATCTTGCCCGGCATGCTGTCCCGCCGGAACAGCGTCGAGGCGACCGCGAAGTCGCGGCCGTAGGTGGTGATCACCGTGCGCTCGATGGTGCGGGCGAGCCCGGCCGGGGACCGCGCCGAGCGGAAGGCCGCGATCTCGGCGAAGCCGTAGAGATTTTCGCCGATGCCGTAGCGGATCGTCTCCGGCGCGTCGCGGAACAGCCGGCCAAGCATCTCCACGTCGTTCTCGCCGAGCGCGGTCTCGTAGATCGCGAAGGCGGCCTCGACCTCGGCCTTGACCTCCGGAATGTCGACTTCCATCACGCCGGCACCTCCGCCACGAAACTCCTGCACGTGCCCGCCGCCTCCAGCGCCGCGGAGACGCGCAGCACCAGATCCTCCCGCCAGGGCGCGG is part of the Prosthecodimorpha staleyi genome and encodes:
- the hpxZ gene encoding oxalurate catabolism protein HpxZ; its protein translation is MEVDIPEVKAEVEAAFAIYETALGENDVEMLGRLFRDAPETIRYGIGENLYGFAEIAAFRSARSPAGLARTIERTVITTYGRDFAVASTLFRRDSMPGKIGRQMQTWARTEDGWKVVAAHVSVIAEA